In Flammeovirgaceae bacterium 311, one DNA window encodes the following:
- a CDS encoding hypothetical protein (COG2442 Uncharacterized conserved protein): MEDLLNRITLNPDICHGKPTIRNKRYPVDLILDLLTSGMTEQEILEDYPALERENIYACLAYAARLTKTKTYIKTA; this comes from the coding sequence ATGGAAGATTTGCTAAATAGAATCACACTGAATCCTGATATTTGCCATGGTAAGCCTACCATCAGGAATAAAAGGTATCCAGTAGATTTAATTCTGGACCTGCTTACATCTGGCATGACTGAACAGGAGATCCTGGAGGATTATCCAGCACTGGAGCGTGAGAACATCTACGCCTGTTTGGCCTATGCAGCTAGGTTGACCAAAACGAAGACCTATATTAAAACTGCATGA
- a CDS encoding OmpA/MotB protein (COG2885 Outer membrane protein and related peptidoglycan-associated (lipo)proteins), with product MIFQSVRWFPLISLFVYFMAVSPGYSQVEKAKEYHPNGQVKYKGKYIKCTTHENKYPYITNYEKRKFGKWIYYYPSGVVAEIKNYTKKVRRCDIAIFKEGEWKYFNEDGVLYRTEQYNNDTLIYSEIEIFEHKSLIGKIILSKQSGDTLFYISKDGRGNLIPNPSFDQYFFKPVSVINKGKNQIEELIPYWHSPDMATPDYYHQYRGVAGIPEHFETEPEEKETNGYIGLLLYRGRKRAPQGSLLSHEDKEPEYLNDYKESIQSKLVQRLKKGKHYCFQAKIALSQNAGYHIDRFEVLFTENAVRYSYEQSPGIPTLSFSNLEISPKLWMPICKAFTASGNEAYITLGRFSSLDELSVNPLVPEKHSELDINRSAYYLLDDLELFEVASLEACGCRSNEGELKMVADNAFEETNLEKVIEGKRYILNSIRFDLDKSVIKNSFIPELERLLSYLENNPSAHILILGHTDNAGTEFYNQELSSERAEKVREWLINNGIEETRIDHKGLGDKFPLLENTSEASRIINRRVEFEIVTVDD from the coding sequence ATGATATTTCAATCTGTTAGATGGTTTCCCTTAATCAGTTTGTTTGTGTACTTCATGGCAGTATCACCAGGCTATTCACAAGTAGAAAAAGCAAAGGAATACCATCCTAATGGGCAAGTTAAATATAAGGGAAAATACATCAAGTGTACTACGCATGAAAATAAGTACCCCTATATTACGAATTATGAAAAACGAAAATTTGGAAAGTGGATTTACTACTATCCGTCAGGGGTGGTGGCAGAAATCAAAAACTATACTAAAAAAGTAAGAAGATGTGATATAGCAATCTTCAAAGAGGGAGAATGGAAATATTTTAATGAAGATGGTGTTCTTTATCGGACGGAACAATATAATAATGATACACTGATTTATTCTGAAATAGAAATTTTTGAACATAAATCCCTGATAGGTAAGATTATTCTAAGTAAGCAATCAGGAGATACTCTATTCTACATCAGTAAAGACGGTAGAGGTAATTTAATACCAAATCCTTCATTTGATCAATATTTTTTCAAACCAGTTTCCGTAATTAATAAAGGGAAAAATCAGATTGAGGAACTTATTCCCTACTGGCATTCTCCTGACATGGCAACTCCTGATTATTACCACCAATACAGAGGGGTGGCTGGTATACCGGAACATTTTGAGACTGAACCAGAAGAAAAAGAGACAAATGGATATATTGGCTTATTACTCTATCGGGGAAGAAAAAGAGCACCTCAAGGATCTCTACTCTCTCATGAGGATAAAGAGCCAGAATATCTAAATGATTACAAGGAAAGTATACAATCTAAATTGGTTCAGAGGCTTAAAAAAGGCAAACACTATTGCTTTCAAGCCAAGATTGCACTTTCACAGAATGCAGGCTATCATATAGATCGCTTTGAAGTACTTTTTACTGAAAACGCTGTTCGATATAGCTATGAACAATCCCCGGGAATCCCAACCTTATCTTTTTCTAATTTAGAAATAAGCCCAAAACTGTGGATGCCTATCTGCAAGGCTTTTACAGCATCAGGTAATGAGGCTTATATCACATTGGGGCGCTTTAGTAGTTTAGACGAGTTGTCAGTAAATCCTCTTGTACCGGAAAAGCACAGTGAATTAGACATAAACAGATCTGCTTATTATCTATTAGATGATCTGGAGTTATTTGAGGTGGCTTCATTGGAAGCCTGCGGGTGTAGGTCAAATGAGGGAGAATTAAAAATGGTAGCTGATAATGCCTTTGAGGAAACTAATTTAGAGAAAGTGATCGAGGGAAAGAGATACATCTTAAATAGTATTCGTTTCGATCTAGATAAATCAGTAATTAAAAATTCTTTTATTCCAGAGCTTGAAAGATTACTAAGTTATCTGGAAAATAATCCCTCAGCTCACATTCTTATTTTAGGTCATACCGATAATGCGGGCACTGAATTTTATAACCAAGAATTATCAAGTGAAAGAGCGGAGAAGGTCAGGGAGTGGCTGATTAATAATGGGATTGAAGAAACCAGGATTGATCATAAAGGTTTGGGTGACAAATTTCCACTACTCGAAAACACATCTGAAGCAAGCAGGATCATCAATCGTAGGGTAGAATTTGAAATAGTAACAGTTGATGATTGA